In Leptospira stimsonii, a single window of DNA contains:
- a CDS encoding DUF423 domain-containing protein, producing MTGKQKTILILSSISGFLAVAIGAFGAHALKPYLTPEMIVIYETGNKYHLIHSIPPLILAITGYVQSSRFALISSILYLAGIFIFSGSLYLLAITGIRVLGAITPIGGISFLLAWAFLGWSALSQKNH from the coding sequence ATGACAGGAAAACAAAAAACGATTCTGATTCTTTCTTCCATTTCCGGTTTTTTAGCAGTAGCAATCGGTGCGTTCGGAGCTCACGCTCTAAAACCGTACTTGACTCCTGAGATGATCGTTATCTACGAAACCGGCAATAAGTATCACCTCATTCATAGTATTCCTCCGTTGATCTTGGCGATCACAGGATATGTTCAATCGAGTAGATTCGCGCTGATTTCCTCAATCCTATATCTCGCCGGTATTTTTATCTTCTCCGGTTCTCTTTATCTCCTTGCGATCACAGGAATTAGAGTTTTAGGCGCAATCACTCCGATCGGAGGAATTAGTTTTCTTCTTGCTTGGGCGTTTCTCGGATGGTCCGCGTTATCTCAAAAGAACCACTAA
- a CDS encoding carboxypeptidase M32 — translation MVRVLVNLKEDFLLSTEMKEYEHLFTDSIREELKSFAEYRVAYREIWTLRNILSVLHWDSEITLPEGGRTERGDQIGLLSGLIHSKYAGEKFYALAEKAREENEKKILPGQEERRVELRILFKDLNRSRCLSQELVEEFSVTTSKAHAVWAKARKENKFSDFAPTFSKIVDLCKKQTECYGFDTEAYDALLEGYEPGERASHLENLFFNLKNSLKPLVARGRQVGNPFPREIPILLQRMLGEKLPSILGLSPQISRLDASEHPFSTSLGGKDKRITTRYDLKDPLSSIFSILHETGHSLYEAGISEIKGGPSPLHDSVSLGIHESQSRLWENQIGRSLEFWEMYYPILMNSLDLKESELGFSKLFSYINQSSPSFIRVEADQITYNLHIILRFEIERALINGKIQVSELPDLWNAKMKDLFGISVPSDREGVLQDVHWSGGAFGYFPTYTLGNIYSAQLFHSFSKKNPEFSKQVTNEKDFSSLLGWLRENVHCKGKILSAEDLIRSATGADPDSSYLVSYLENKLSELETINNGR, via the coding sequence GTGGTTAGGGTGCTTGTCAATCTAAAAGAAGATTTTTTATTATCCACTGAGATGAAAGAATACGAGCATCTGTTTACGGATTCGATTCGCGAAGAATTAAAATCTTTCGCAGAATATAGAGTCGCCTATCGAGAAATTTGGACTTTAAGAAATATTCTGAGCGTCCTTCATTGGGACTCTGAAATCACCCTTCCGGAAGGAGGGCGAACGGAAAGAGGAGATCAGATCGGTCTTCTTTCCGGATTGATTCATTCCAAGTATGCGGGTGAAAAATTTTACGCTCTTGCTGAAAAGGCGAGAGAAGAAAATGAGAAAAAAATCCTCCCGGGTCAGGAAGAACGGAGAGTTGAACTTAGGATTCTTTTTAAGGATCTAAATCGTTCTCGTTGTCTCTCGCAAGAACTCGTTGAGGAATTCTCCGTTACAACCAGTAAAGCGCATGCCGTTTGGGCTAAAGCGAGAAAAGAAAATAAGTTCTCCGATTTTGCTCCGACTTTTAGCAAGATTGTCGATCTTTGCAAAAAGCAAACGGAATGTTACGGTTTTGATACGGAAGCCTACGACGCGCTTTTGGAAGGATACGAACCGGGGGAACGCGCTTCCCATCTGGAAAATCTTTTTTTCAATCTGAAGAATTCTTTGAAACCGTTGGTGGCGCGAGGAAGACAAGTTGGAAATCCTTTTCCAAGGGAAATCCCGATTCTTCTTCAAAGAATGTTAGGCGAAAAACTTCCTTCGATTCTAGGACTTTCTCCACAAATTTCACGCTTGGATGCAAGTGAACATCCTTTCTCGACTTCCTTAGGCGGTAAGGACAAAAGAATCACGACTCGATACGATCTAAAAGATCCTCTTTCTTCTATATTCAGTATTTTGCATGAAACAGGACATTCTCTCTATGAAGCCGGTATTTCCGAAATTAAGGGAGGTCCTTCTCCCTTGCACGATTCGGTTTCTCTCGGTATTCACGAATCGCAGAGTAGACTTTGGGAAAATCAGATCGGCCGGTCTCTTGAATTCTGGGAAATGTATTATCCAATTCTTATGAACTCCTTGGATCTAAAAGAATCGGAGTTGGGTTTTTCAAAGCTCTTTTCTTATATCAATCAATCTTCTCCTTCCTTTATCCGCGTAGAAGCTGATCAGATTACTTACAATCTTCACATCATTCTTCGCTTTGAGATAGAGAGAGCCTTGATCAATGGAAAGATTCAAGTTTCCGAATTGCCTGACCTTTGGAACGCTAAGATGAAGGATTTATTCGGCATCAGTGTTCCTTCGGATCGCGAAGGTGTTCTCCAAGACGTTCACTGGAGCGGGGGAGCTTTCGGATATTTTCCAACTTATACTCTGGGAAATATCTATTCCGCCCAACTCTTTCACTCCTTCTCAAAAAAGAACCCGGAATTTTCAAAACAAGTCACGAATGAAAAGGATTTTTCTTCTTTGCTCGGATGGCTTAGAGAGAATGTTCACTGTAAAGGAAAAATTTTATCGGCTGAAGATTTGATTCGATCTGCGACAGGCGCGGACCCCGATTCTTCTTATCTAGTCTCGTATCTCGAAAATAAACTTAGCGAATTGGAAACGATCAATAATGGAAGATAA
- the rocD gene encoding ornithine--oxo-acid transaminase, with amino-acid sequence MSLVQSSSYYIQLEKKFGAFNYEPLPVVLDRGERIYLFDVEGKRYFDFLSAYSAVNQGHCHPKLIETLIEQAQKLTLTSRAFYNSKLGEYEEYMTKLLDYQRILPMNTGVEAAETAVKLCRKWGYQVKGIPENQAKIVFASGNFWGRSLGAISASTDPLSRREFGPYVPGFEIIPFNDLDSLKVSLQDPNVAGFMVEPIQGEAGVIVPSEGYLSSCKQLCREAGVLLIFDEVQTGLGRTGKLLAGDYESVKPDIVVLGKALSGGILPVSAVLSSDEIMLTIKPGEHGSTYGGNPLASAIAKRAVEVLVEENMPENSFKMGEIFRERMNILKSKYDSLKEVRGKGLLNAIEFTEKNGKSIAKEVCKKAMELGLLAKTTHDHTVRFAPPLVIQPDEMNEACDIIETAVKFCLDSN; translated from the coding sequence ATGTCGCTCGTACAAAGCTCGTCTTACTACATTCAGTTGGAAAAAAAATTCGGGGCCTTCAATTATGAACCGCTTCCGGTTGTTTTGGATCGAGGTGAAAGAATTTACCTCTTTGATGTAGAAGGAAAACGATATTTCGATTTTCTTTCCGCGTATTCCGCGGTGAATCAAGGACACTGTCACCCGAAGTTGATCGAAACTTTGATAGAACAAGCACAAAAACTTACGTTAACTTCTAGGGCTTTCTACAACTCCAAACTAGGAGAGTATGAAGAATATATGACGAAGCTTTTAGATTATCAAAGAATTCTTCCTATGAACACTGGAGTTGAGGCCGCGGAAACCGCGGTGAAACTCTGTAGAAAATGGGGATATCAAGTCAAAGGGATTCCTGAAAACCAAGCTAAGATCGTTTTTGCATCCGGGAATTTTTGGGGGAGAAGTTTGGGCGCGATCTCCGCATCAACCGATCCTTTGAGCCGAAGGGAATTCGGTCCGTATGTTCCTGGTTTCGAAATTATCCCTTTCAACGATTTGGATTCATTGAAAGTTTCGCTTCAAGATCCGAACGTCGCAGGTTTTATGGTCGAGCCGATTCAAGGTGAGGCCGGCGTGATTGTTCCGAGCGAAGGTTATCTTTCTTCATGCAAACAACTCTGTCGGGAAGCAGGTGTTCTTCTCATCTTTGACGAAGTGCAAACAGGCTTAGGTAGAACGGGTAAACTTCTCGCGGGGGATTACGAATCGGTGAAGCCTGATATCGTCGTTCTCGGTAAAGCGCTTTCAGGCGGGATTCTTCCTGTCTCTGCGGTTCTCTCCAGCGATGAAATTATGCTCACAATAAAACCGGGTGAACACGGTTCCACATACGGAGGAAATCCGTTGGCGAGCGCGATCGCCAAACGCGCAGTTGAAGTATTAGTGGAAGAGAATATGCCGGAAAATTCTTTTAAGATGGGAGAAATTTTTCGAGAAAGAATGAATATTCTAAAATCAAAATATGATTCTTTGAAAGAAGTTCGAGGGAAAGGTTTATTAAACGCGATCGAATTTACCGAGAAGAACGGAAAGTCCATAGCCAAAGAAGTGTGTAAAAAGGCGATGGAACTCGGACTACTTGCAAAAACAACGCATGATCACACGGTTCGATTTGCACCTCCTCTCGTGATTCAACCGGATGAAATGAATGAAGCCTGCGATATTATTGAAACGGCAGTGAAGTTTTGTCTTGACTCGAACTAA
- a CDS encoding TRL-like family protein, with protein MKAFALRTYLILFITFITIGNCLYTNVKTPGWFYSQSYTDVRGMEPVGKLSGQSCGEGWLWLVYTGDESYEAAVQNAIQDKADLLFDVQTDYYVKSLLFNLYFYKCTRVSGIGVKLPHRLMKKE; from the coding sequence ATGAAAGCCTTTGCGCTCAGAACGTATCTCATTCTTTTCATTACATTTATTACAATCGGGAATTGTCTTTACACGAATGTAAAAACTCCCGGCTGGTTTTATTCACAGAGCTATACGGACGTTCGAGGAATGGAACCTGTTGGAAAACTTTCCGGCCAATCTTGTGGAGAAGGTTGGTTATGGCTTGTTTATACAGGCGATGAAAGTTACGAAGCGGCGGTGCAAAATGCCATTCAAGATAAGGCCGACCTTCTTTTCGACGTTCAAACCGACTATTACGTAAAGTCCCTACTCTTTAATCTTTACTTTTATAAATGCACTCGCGTTTCCGGAATCGGCGTAAAACTTCCTCACAGGTTGATGAAAAAAGAGTAA